One window of Desulfarculus baarsii DSM 2075 genomic DNA carries:
- a CDS encoding SLC13 family permease has protein sequence MTQAKTEHKATGYDRYIDWKKFLIPLILFAAIIAMPVPDSMMKVGSEVALGSKLVRQNIAQQVFNSDYADLNQWQGQTVQLMEACVNKASFGYDNFMKRDVKWAKKAGVATNKTNLEKAKAEAQRLGKAAFESMLQSAHKLKKEGVPVDQLEGTDRKRVIDAGFQVKAAVALVAFVVGCFLTEALPLPMVAFCIGIIGMLTGILDRETIAPLYWSDATWFIMGSLMFAVAFVKTGVDRRIALMMFGRLKTPSIRWVTLIIILIISPLTMFMSDHALAAMFLPIGIVLYTMTTSAMGEDDPELAKILMITICMACNLGGSLAPSGAARNIIMMSYAEDMFGVTIGFGQWMIYCVPFLFFVMPLTWFVINWRFKPKFTDLGPAIGYVKSQIATEGSGWTKQQIVSVTIFLLMLFSWITENNLIYSLTGIRFGIGVLAVIGGLAYILAGVVNWRDYQTGVDWGVVWLYAGAIAFGRILTSTGGAYWIAQSIIDLTVPLGLGSGLGLFLSGNVITAFITQLMADGPACAAVGPVTLAMAGLVHPGTSMVPFTAMSTAIASSLAYCLIIGTPPNAIVYASGYLEQKDYLRAGAILLVTNLAVLMLMAAFYWNWLGFPGMPGY, from the coding sequence ATGACCCAAGCAAAAACCGAGCACAAGGCTACCGGCTACGATCGATACATAGACTGGAAGAAGTTCCTCATTCCCCTGATCCTCTTTGCCGCCATCATCGCCATGCCCGTCCCCGACAGCATGATGAAGGTGGGCTCCGAGGTGGCGTTGGGCTCCAAGCTGGTGCGCCAGAACATCGCCCAGCAGGTGTTCAACTCCGACTACGCCGATCTGAACCAATGGCAGGGCCAGACGGTGCAATTGATGGAGGCCTGCGTCAACAAGGCCTCCTTTGGCTACGATAACTTCATGAAGCGCGACGTCAAGTGGGCCAAGAAGGCCGGCGTGGCCACCAACAAGACCAACCTGGAAAAGGCCAAGGCCGAGGCGCAAAGGCTGGGCAAGGCCGCCTTCGAGTCCATGCTGCAAAGCGCCCACAAGCTCAAGAAGGAAGGCGTGCCCGTCGATCAACTCGAAGGGACCGATCGCAAGCGGGTCATTGACGCCGGCTTCCAGGTCAAGGCGGCGGTGGCCCTGGTGGCCTTCGTGGTGGGCTGCTTCCTGACCGAGGCCCTGCCCCTGCCCATGGTGGCCTTCTGCATCGGCATCATCGGCATGCTCACCGGCATCCTCGACCGCGAGACCATCGCGCCGCTTTATTGGTCCGACGCCACCTGGTTCATCATGGGCTCGCTGATGTTCGCCGTGGCCTTTGTCAAGACGGGCGTGGACCGGCGCATAGCGCTGATGATGTTCGGCAGGCTCAAGACGCCATCCATACGCTGGGTGACGCTGATCATCATTCTGATCATCTCGCCGCTGACCATGTTCATGAGCGACCACGCCCTGGCGGCGATGTTTCTGCCCATCGGCATCGTGCTCTACACCATGACCACCTCGGCCATGGGCGAGGACGACCCCGAGTTGGCCAAGATCCTGATGATCACCATCTGCATGGCCTGCAACCTGGGCGGCTCGCTGGCCCCTTCCGGCGCGGCCCGCAACATCATCATGATGAGCTACGCCGAGGACATGTTCGGCGTGACCATCGGCTTCGGCCAGTGGATGATCTACTGCGTGCCCTTCCTGTTCTTCGTCATGCCGCTGACCTGGTTTGTGATCAACTGGCGCTTCAAGCCCAAGTTCACCGACCTGGGCCCGGCCATCGGCTACGTCAAGAGCCAAATCGCCACCGAGGGCAGCGGCTGGACCAAGCAGCAGATCGTCTCGGTGACCATCTTCCTGCTCATGCTCTTTTCGTGGATCACCGAAAACAACCTTATCTATAGCCTGACGGGCATTCGCTTCGGCATCGGCGTGCTGGCGGTGATCGGCGGCCTGGCCTACATCCTGGCCGGCGTGGTCAACTGGCGCGACTACCAGACCGGCGTGGACTGGGGCGTGGTTTGGCTCTACGCCGGCGCCATCGCCTTCGGCCGCATCCTCACCAGCACCGGCGGCGCTTATTGGATCGCCCAGAGCATCATCGATCTGACCGTGCCCCTGGGCCTGGGCAGCGGCCTGGGCCTGTTCCTCAGCGGCAACGTCATCACCGCATTCATCACCCAGCTCATGGCCGACGGCCCGGCCTGCGCGGCGGTGGGACCGGTGACCTTGGCCATGGCCGGCCTGGTCCACCCCGGCACCAGCATGGTCCCCTTCACGGCCATGAGCACGGCCATCGCCTCCTCGCTGGCCTACTGCCTGATCATCGGCACGCCGCCCAACGCCATCGTCTACGCCAGCGGTTACCTGGAGCAGAAGGACTATCTGCGCGCTGGCGCGATCCTGCTGGTGACCAACCTGGCTGTCTTGATGCTGATGGCGGCGTTCTACTGGAACTGGCTCGGCTTCCCCGGCATGCCCGGTTATTGA
- a CDS encoding CBS domain-containing protein, giving the protein MTDKTIKVLLVDDEAQFRATTEKILQRKGFQTILAADGRQALEKIAQKPDVVILDIKMPGMDGLETLRELRKLSATTPVIMLTGHGSGHLAQEALQHGASDFLAKPCDIDLLASKIYEACHVVGGKAKADERRVGEVMVPLSEYTTLAESATVAQAIKALRESFVSRQATDSIMETGHRSVLVVDGHGEAVGLLSIGDLMRALMPPYLSAPKPTLAETIQYSPMFWTGMFSLALKKLADRPIGEIMSPAPPTISAEASLLEAAYLMLKNGARRLAVRGNGKLAGVVREQDLFFEMDRLLRA; this is encoded by the coding sequence ATGACTGACAAGACGATCAAGGTTCTCTTGGTTGACGACGAGGCCCAGTTCCGCGCGACCACTGAGAAGATCCTGCAACGCAAAGGCTTCCAGACCATCCTTGCCGCCGACGGCCGGCAGGCCCTGGAAAAGATTGCCCAAAAACCCGACGTGGTGATCCTCGACATCAAGATGCCGGGCATGGACGGCCTGGAGACCCTGCGCGAACTGCGCAAGCTCAGCGCCACCACGCCGGTGATCATGCTCACCGGTCACGGCTCGGGCCACCTGGCCCAGGAGGCGCTCCAGCACGGCGCCAGCGACTTCCTGGCCAAGCCCTGCGACATCGACCTGCTGGCCTCCAAGATCTACGAGGCCTGCCACGTTGTCGGCGGCAAGGCCAAGGCCGACGAACGCCGCGTGGGCGAGGTGATGGTGCCGCTGTCGGAATACACCACCCTGGCCGAAAGCGCCACCGTGGCCCAGGCCATCAAGGCCCTGCGCGAATCCTTCGTCAGCCGCCAGGCCACCGACAGCATCATGGAGACCGGCCACCGTTCGGTGCTGGTGGTCGACGGCCACGGCGAGGCGGTGGGCCTTTTGTCCATCGGCGACCTGATGCGCGCGCTGATGCCGCCCTACCTCAGCGCGCCCAAGCCGACCCTGGCCGAGACCATCCAGTATTCACCCATGTTCTGGACGGGCATGTTCAGCCTGGCCCTGAAAAAGTTGGCCGACCGGCCCATCGGCGAGATCATGTCGCCGGCCCCGCCGACCATCTCCGCCGAGGCCAGCCTGCTGGAGGCGGCCTACCTGATGCTCAAAAACGGCGCGCGGCGCCTGGCCGTGCGGGGCAACGGCAAACTGGCGGGCGTGGTCCGCGAGCAAGACTTGTTCTTTGAAATGGACCGGCTGCTGCGCGCCTGA
- a CDS encoding putative porin, whose amino-acid sequence MRKKSWSLIILAALGVMLCAPPAWAAKLDDVLQKLEKLTATVESQQKLLDAQAQEIDRLKGELGKQSVETAATKAKVDQVEKKADSPVTLAKIKDAIGDKFSFSTDLRLRYEGLYDRNSGGVDLDDRNRFRIRWRVFGDFQATDELAMHAMLTTSSGSWYDNGSNSRNWQPGRTSNQTLDDEFNNKDVFVGRIFATYMPKWLPDLEIGAGKFKNTFMHTDIMWDPDVNPEGAYERYQYKGWKTVQPFVHFGQMAVSENNKTEDAYLFLWQAGAQVNLPADVKWTVAGSYYDWTNLNKSDMSKIEGTSAGNSVGADGKYLYEYRLAEAITFLEFKVANLPLKLWFDYIINTASNVPTDNDTAWSTGFLLGKAKKKGDWAVYFKYAEIEPDAVVGAIADGDFYGANRKGYKLQGQYQLYDPWQIALSWFQTDSMVGPEESEDRLQLDMIFKFSL is encoded by the coding sequence ATGAGGAAAAAAAGCTGGTCATTGATTATCTTGGCGGCGCTTGGCGTCATGCTCTGCGCGCCGCCGGCTTGGGCCGCCAAGCTAGACGACGTGCTGCAAAAGCTGGAAAAATTGACGGCCACCGTGGAGTCGCAGCAAAAACTCTTGGACGCCCAGGCCCAGGAGATCGACCGCCTTAAGGGCGAATTGGGCAAGCAAAGCGTCGAAACCGCCGCCACCAAGGCCAAGGTGGACCAGGTCGAGAAAAAGGCCGACTCCCCCGTCACCCTGGCCAAGATCAAGGACGCCATCGGCGACAAGTTCTCTTTTTCCACCGACCTGCGCCTGCGCTACGAAGGTCTCTACGATCGCAACAGCGGCGGCGTCGACCTGGACGACCGCAACCGCTTCCGCATCCGCTGGCGCGTCTTTGGCGATTTCCAGGCCACCGACGAACTGGCCATGCACGCCATGCTCACCACCAGCAGCGGTTCGTGGTACGACAATGGCTCCAACAGCCGCAACTGGCAGCCGGGCCGCACCTCCAATCAAACCCTGGACGACGAGTTCAACAACAAAGACGTCTTCGTCGGGCGCATCTTCGCCACCTACATGCCCAAGTGGCTGCCCGATCTGGAGATCGGCGCGGGCAAGTTTAAAAATACCTTCATGCACACCGACATCATGTGGGATCCCGACGTCAACCCCGAGGGCGCTTACGAACGCTATCAATACAAGGGCTGGAAGACCGTCCAACCCTTCGTGCACTTCGGCCAGATGGCCGTCTCCGAAAACAACAAGACCGAGGACGCCTATTTGTTCCTGTGGCAGGCCGGCGCGCAGGTCAACCTGCCCGCCGATGTCAAGTGGACCGTGGCCGGATCCTATTATGACTGGACCAACCTCAACAAGAGCGACATGAGCAAGATCGAGGGCACCAGCGCCGGCAACAGCGTCGGCGCCGACGGCAAGTACCTCTACGAATACCGCCTGGCCGAGGCGATCACCTTCCTCGAGTTCAAGGTGGCCAACCTGCCGCTCAAGCTGTGGTTCGACTACATCATCAACACCGCCAGCAACGTGCCAACCGACAACGACACCGCCTGGTCCACCGGGTTTTTGCTGGGTAAGGCCAAGAAAAAGGGCGACTGGGCCGTCTACTTCAAGTACGCCGAAATCGAGCCCGACGCGGTGGTGGGCGCCATCGCCGACGGTGACTTCTATGGCGCCAATCGCAAGGGCTACAAGCTCCAAGGGCAATATCAGCTCTATGACCCGTGGCAGATCGCTCTGAGCTGGTTCCAGACCGACAGCATGGTCGGCCCGGAAGAAAGCGAGGACCGTTTGCAGCTGGACATGATCTTCAAGTTCAGCCTTTAG
- a CDS encoding 4Fe-4S binding protein, translating into MADDIFRRLQQRLDTYSLGFPQTDSGVELEILRHLFSEDDAEVFLAMSPKVEPAEVIAPRLGREVAAMAVKLADMAERGLLFSLRKGDQTLYGAIPVIHGLFEFQVKRIGPELAGLMERYFAEAQFTQAMQTSLGAFLRTIPVQKAVPVAHNVASFDDACQLLRAAKLIVVTECICRKQQITVGKGCGKPLEACFMFGSMAQYYLDHDMGRRVDVDEAIALVTKAQEAGLVTQPGTAQNPAGMCNCCGDCCGVLRALNLHPKPAEIVFSNHFAVVDKDACTGCETCLDRCQMKAIVMGDDGLARIDLDRCIGCGLCVTTCPTEALTLQAKPSAQLAVPPRTSADQMMFMAQKRGLI; encoded by the coding sequence ATGGCCGACGATATTTTCCGCCGACTGCAACAGCGCCTGGACACTTATTCGCTGGGCTTTCCCCAGACCGATTCGGGGGTGGAGCTGGAGATTTTGCGTCATTTGTTCAGCGAGGATGACGCCGAGGTCTTTTTGGCCATGAGCCCCAAGGTGGAGCCGGCCGAGGTCATTGCGCCGCGTCTGGGCCGCGAGGTGGCGGCGATGGCGGTCAAGCTGGCCGACATGGCCGAGCGGGGGTTGTTGTTCAGCCTGCGCAAGGGTGATCAGACGCTTTACGGGGCCATCCCGGTGATTCATGGTTTGTTCGAGTTCCAGGTCAAGCGCATCGGGCCGGAGCTGGCCGGGCTGATGGAGCGTTATTTTGCCGAGGCCCAGTTCACCCAGGCCATGCAGACCAGCCTGGGCGCGTTTTTGCGCACGATTCCTGTGCAAAAAGCGGTGCCGGTGGCCCACAACGTGGCTTCTTTCGACGACGCCTGCCAGCTTTTGCGGGCGGCCAAGCTGATCGTGGTCACCGAGTGCATTTGTCGCAAGCAGCAGATCACCGTGGGCAAGGGTTGCGGCAAGCCGTTGGAGGCCTGTTTCATGTTTGGTTCGATGGCCCAATATTATCTGGACCACGACATGGGCCGGCGGGTCGATGTGGACGAGGCCATCGCCTTGGTGACCAAGGCCCAGGAGGCGGGTCTGGTGACGCAGCCGGGCACGGCGCAGAATCCGGCGGGCATGTGCAATTGTTGCGGTGACTGTTGTGGCGTGCTGCGGGCGCTGAATCTGCATCCCAAGCCGGCCGAAATAGTTTTCTCGAACCATTTCGCGGTGGTGGACAAAGACGCCTGCACCGGCTGCGAGACGTGCCTGGATCGTTGCCAGATGAAGGCTATTGTCATGGGCGATGACGGTCTGGCGCGCATCGACCTGGATCGCTGTATCGGCTGCGGCCTGTGCGTGACCACCTGCCCGACCGAGGCGCTGACGTTGCAAGCCAAGCCGTCCGCGCAACTGGCCGTGCCGCCGCGCACCAGCGCCGATCAGATGATGTTCATGGCCCAGAAGCGTGGTTTGATCTAA
- a CDS encoding molybdopterin-dependent oxidoreductase, giving the protein MDSTRKKTSRHGRRWFLRTLGLTILALAAPKAAWAFFVRGFPVRTVEDERFDFDPASGLLTWPDGRRETYRLRIDGLVQQPLNLTHAQLTAMEQTSQISDFHCVEGWSVADLRWGGLSGPQVLALAQPLPQARYVVLHAMGRTDRQPDGLDHYVECLPLADLADPQRQIILALTLDGKPLPADHGAPLRLIAPLDMAYKSIKFVDRLEFSATDRPGWWTAANPIYPSDAPVPAQRLRRKAR; this is encoded by the coding sequence ATGGACTCAACGCGAAAAAAAACTTCCCGCCACGGCCGGCGCTGGTTCTTGCGCACCCTGGGCCTGACAATCCTGGCCCTGGCCGCGCCAAAAGCGGCGTGGGCCTTTTTTGTGCGCGGCTTTCCCGTGCGCACGGTGGAAGACGAACGCTTCGACTTCGACCCGGCCAGCGGACTGCTCACCTGGCCAGACGGCCGGCGCGAAACCTATCGGCTACGCATCGACGGCCTGGTCCAACAACCGCTCAACCTCACCCACGCCCAACTGACGGCCATGGAGCAAACCAGCCAGATCAGCGATTTTCACTGCGTGGAGGGCTGGTCGGTGGCTGATCTGCGCTGGGGCGGCCTGAGCGGACCGCAAGTGCTGGCCCTGGCCCAGCCCTTGCCCCAGGCCCGCTATGTGGTTCTGCACGCCATGGGCCGCACCGACCGGCAACCCGACGGGCTGGACCACTACGTGGAATGCCTGCCCCTGGCCGACCTGGCCGACCCCCAACGCCAGATCATCCTGGCCCTTACCCTGGACGGCAAACCCCTGCCCGCCGACCACGGCGCGCCACTGCGGCTGATCGCGCCGCTGGACATGGCCTACAAAAGCATCAAATTCGTGGACCGGCTGGAGTTTTCGGCCACCGACCGGCCCGGTTGGTGGACGGCGGCCAACCCCATTTACCCCAGCGACGCCCCCGTGCCAGCCCAACGCCTGCGCCGCAAGGCTCGCTGA
- a CDS encoding TetR/AcrR family transcriptional regulator, whose translation MPKETFKNIPEAKRQKFLNEAALLFAGKGYAGADMGELARRAGVSKGSIYNYFESKEDLFLYVCSFNLELSRQAIYGTMDPDWDIYRQIEHIFESGARFIGDHPEFMVIYLSMSAPGMEQFSRALARETEKFTSDHLKRELAKGIAAGVVRADLDIKLTAFIVNGLYILFLSSLMSAYFQIRMSEYMEIEGAITPETTREFLQKTVDHIHKLLRPPAVK comes from the coding sequence ATGCCCAAAGAGACTTTCAAGAACATCCCCGAGGCCAAGCGCCAGAAATTCCTCAACGAAGCGGCGTTGTTGTTTGCCGGGAAAGGCTATGCCGGGGCGGACATGGGCGAACTGGCTCGGCGGGCCGGCGTGTCCAAGGGTTCGATCTACAATTATTTCGAGAGCAAGGAAGACCTATTCCTTTATGTCTGCTCCTTCAACCTCGAACTTTCGCGTCAGGCCATTTACGGCACGATGGACCCGGATTGGGACATTTATCGCCAGATCGAGCATATTTTCGAGAGCGGGGCGCGTTTTATCGGCGATCACCCCGAGTTCATGGTCATTTATCTGAGCATGAGCGCCCCGGGCATGGAGCAATTTTCCCGGGCGCTGGCCCGCGAGACCGAGAAATTCACCAGCGACCATCTCAAGCGCGAGTTGGCCAAGGGCATCGCCGCCGGCGTGGTGCGGGCCGATTTGGACATCAAGCTGACGGCTTTCATCGTCAACGGCTTATACATCCTGTTTTTGTCCTCGCTGATGAGCGCCTATTTCCAGATCCGCATGAGTGAATACATGGAGATCGAAGGCGCGATCACCCCCGAGACGACGCGGGAGTTTTTGCAAAAAACCGTGGACCACATTCACAAGTTGCTACGGCCGCCCGCGGTCAAATAG
- a CDS encoding SDR family NAD(P)-dependent oxidoreductase: protein MYPDLKDKTALVTGAGKRTGIGYAIAKALAQNGMNIVITDLGGAPAEIAGIKTGSSGEMTDICRELTQDHGVKALALEMDIIDSASIEKAVAAVREAFGRLDVLVNNAGAVLGAPQVVHNYDEAAWIKTIDINLHGVFRVSKAFVPIMLGAPAAIVNIASRAAKRPPLFNGAYGVAKAGVVMLTKVMAMELGGQNLRVNAVCPGLIMTDMQVQRIQMEADVFGTTFQEAEARLAKDVPLGRIGKPSEVADMVVYLASGQASYITGHAYNVGGGITMEL from the coding sequence ATGTATCCAGACCTGAAAGACAAGACAGCCCTGGTCACCGGGGCGGGCAAAAGAACGGGCATTGGCTACGCCATCGCCAAGGCCCTGGCCCAAAACGGCATGAACATCGTAATCACCGACCTGGGCGGCGCGCCCGCCGAGATCGCCGGCATCAAGACCGGCTCCAGCGGCGAGATGACTGACATTTGCCGCGAACTGACCCAGGATCATGGCGTAAAGGCCTTGGCCCTGGAGATGGACATCATCGACAGCGCCTCCATCGAAAAGGCCGTGGCCGCCGTGCGGGAGGCGTTCGGCCGGCTGGACGTTTTGGTCAACAACGCCGGCGCGGTGCTGGGCGCGCCCCAGGTGGTCCACAATTACGACGAGGCGGCCTGGATCAAGACCATCGACATCAACCTGCACGGCGTTTTTCGTGTCTCCAAGGCCTTCGTGCCGATCATGCTGGGCGCGCCGGCGGCCATCGTCAACATCGCCTCGCGGGCGGCCAAGCGTCCGCCGCTGTTCAACGGCGCCTATGGCGTGGCCAAGGCCGGCGTGGTCATGCTGACCAAGGTCATGGCCATGGAGTTGGGCGGCCAGAATCTGCGGGTCAACGCCGTCTGTCCCGGCCTGATCATGACCGACATGCAGGTCCAGCGCATCCAGATGGAGGCCGACGTTTTCGGCACGACCTTCCAGGAGGCCGAAGCCCGCCTGGCCAAGGACGTGCCGCTGGGCCGCATCGGCAAGCCTTCCGAGGTGGCCGATATGGTGGTTTATCTGGCCTCTGGTCAGGCGTCATACATCACCGGCCACGCCTACAACGTGGGCGGCGGCATCACCATGGAATTGTAG
- a CDS encoding MFS transporter produces the protein MSKAHAHHDDYLMPKGYSFYLFGLLFLLYLFDYIDRQVIIALFPYLKDPVDGWGLSNAQCGMLVSAVYWSILICTFPVSIIVDRWSRKKSIGIMATFWGLATLACAFTQNFSQLFAARTAIGVGEAGYAPGGTAMISAIFPERIRSLMVGVWNSSIPLGMAMGIVLGGLVAGTFGWRHAFGIVAIPGLIVAILFFFVRDYKTVNLDKSDHPEANLAKQTKAIRQSMSKMDIFRAFAGTPSLLMTYLGFSGMMFLSTSLVTFMPTYFHDIQGLAHDQANLMTSGVLLTAIIGAPLGGFVADRWFRVNPKARLLVPALSAVVSAALYIIGFGFMEKGALQYVVFVLGGGVSIMYTSSAIAVTQDVIHPGLRAMSYALCVITQHMFGSAIGPFATGAWIDAHGVVSALSLVPVVAIVSGVIFFIGAQFYERDLAKVAKVRIEAEER, from the coding sequence ATGTCCAAGGCCCACGCCCATCACGACGACTATCTCATGCCAAAAGGCTATTCGTTCTATCTGTTTGGCTTGCTGTTTCTGCTTTATCTGTTCGACTACATCGATCGCCAGGTGATCATCGCCCTGTTCCCCTACCTCAAAGACCCGGTGGACGGCTGGGGCCTGAGCAACGCCCAGTGCGGCATGCTGGTTTCGGCGGTGTATTGGTCGATCCTGATCTGCACCTTTCCCGTGTCGATCATCGTCGATCGCTGGAGCCGCAAAAAGAGCATCGGCATCATGGCCACCTTCTGGGGCTTGGCCACGCTGGCCTGCGCTTTCACGCAAAATTTCAGCCAGCTTTTCGCGGCCCGTACGGCCATCGGCGTTGGCGAGGCCGGCTACGCCCCCGGCGGCACGGCCATGATCTCGGCCATTTTTCCCGAGCGCATCCGTTCGCTGATGGTGGGCGTCTGGAACAGCTCCATCCCCCTGGGCATGGCCATGGGCATTGTGCTGGGCGGGCTGGTGGCCGGGACTTTTGGCTGGCGGCACGCCTTTGGCATCGTGGCCATCCCGGGGCTGATCGTGGCCATTTTGTTTTTCTTCGTGCGCGACTACAAGACGGTCAACCTCGATAAGAGCGACCATCCCGAGGCCAACCTGGCCAAGCAGACCAAGGCCATCCGCCAGAGCATGTCCAAGATGGACATCTTCCGCGCCTTTGCCGGCACGCCCTCGCTGCTTATGACCTATCTGGGCTTTTCGGGCATGATGTTTTTGTCCACCTCGCTGGTCACCTTCATGCCGACATATTTCCACGACATCCAGGGTCTTGCCCACGATCAGGCCAACCTGATGACCAGCGGCGTGCTGTTGACGGCCATCATCGGCGCGCCCCTGGGTGGTTTCGTGGCCGATCGCTGGTTTCGCGTCAACCCCAAGGCCAGGCTGCTGGTGCCGGCCCTGTCGGCGGTGGTCTCGGCCGCGCTCTACATCATCGGCTTTGGTTTCATGGAAAAAGGCGCGTTGCAATACGTGGTCTTCGTCCTGGGCGGCGGCGTGAGCATCATGTACACATCCTCGGCCATCGCCGTGACCCAGGACGTCATTCACCCCGGCTTGCGGGCCATGTCCTACGCCCTGTGCGTCATCACCCAGCACATGTTCGGCAGCGCCATCGGCCCCTTCGCCACCGGGGCTTGGATCGACGCCCACGGCGTGGTTTCGGCGCTGTCGCTGGTGCCGGTGGTGGCCATCGTCTCGGGGGTGATCTTTTTCATCGGGGCCCAGTTTTACGAGCGCGACCTGGCCAAGGTGGCCAAGGTGCGCATCGAGGCGGAAGAGCGATGA
- a CDS encoding zinc-dependent alcohol dehydrogenase: protein MKAVVYRAGRGLACEDIAAPRPQADQVLVRVINCGFCGSDHSLVQSGMLADGYVLGHEISGVVAEVGADVSGELLGQRVTIRPTYCGQCPECLAGKQMFCQQNRRSTGIGDLPGGFAEQLVCYPQMLIPIPAGVDSQNAALAEVFATGLHGVKVAGRAGGSALVLGGGPIGLGLIKLLKLQGFGPVGLGEPQAAKRELALSWGADFVLDPLSQPLGEAVLAHTDGRGFDVVYECAGAPDNVQAAMDACARFGVVCVLSVMARMAQILPLTLNFKEIILTGAYGNDHAENRQILNWMAQGRLDGRGMISDLIGLEQLPALYQERIHPGQAIKAMLRVGPEF from the coding sequence ATGAAGGCCGTAGTCTACCGCGCCGGCCGGGGCCTGGCCTGCGAAGACATCGCCGCGCCCCGGCCCCAGGCCGATCAGGTGTTGGTGCGGGTGATCAACTGCGGGTTTTGCGGCTCGGATCATTCGCTGGTCCAGAGCGGCATGCTGGCCGACGGCTACGTGCTGGGCCACGAGATCAGCGGCGTCGTCGCCGAGGTGGGCGCGGATGTTTCGGGCGAGCTGCTGGGCCAGCGGGTGACGATCCGGCCGACATATTGCGGCCAATGTCCCGAGTGCCTGGCCGGCAAGCAGATGTTTTGCCAGCAAAACCGCCGCAGCACCGGCATCGGCGACCTGCCCGGCGGCTTTGCCGAGCAGCTTGTCTGCTACCCCCAGATGCTCATCCCCATCCCCGCCGGCGTCGACAGCCAAAACGCCGCCCTGGCCGAGGTGTTCGCCACTGGCCTGCACGGCGTGAAGGTGGCCGGCCGCGCCGGCGGTTCGGCCCTGGTGCTGGGCGGCGGGCCCATCGGCCTGGGGTTGATCAAGCTGCTCAAGCTGCAAGGCTTCGGGCCGGTTGGCCTGGGCGAGCCCCAGGCGGCCAAGCGCGAGCTGGCCCTGAGCTGGGGGGCCGACTTTGTCCTGGACCCCTTGAGCCAGCCCCTGGGCGAGGCCGTCCTGGCCCACACCGACGGCCGGGGCTTCGACGTGGTTTATGAATGCGCCGGCGCGCCCGACAACGTCCAGGCGGCCATGGACGCCTGCGCCCGTTTCGGCGTGGTCTGCGTGCTCAGCGTCATGGCCCGGATGGCCCAGATCCTGCCGCTGACGCTCAACTTCAAGGAGATCATCCTCACCGGGGCCTATGGCAACGACCACGCCGAAAACCGCCAGATCCTGAATTGGATGGCCCAAGGCCGCCTGGACGGCCGGGGAATGATCAGCGACCTGATCGGCCTGGAGCAACTGCCGGCGCTCTACCAAGAGCGCATCCATCCGGGCCAGGCCATCAAGGCGATGCTGCGCGTGGGGCCGGAGTTCTAG